A single Arachis hypogaea cultivar Tifrunner unplaced genomic scaffold, arahy.Tifrunner.gnm2.J5K5 arahy.Tifrunner.gnm2.scaffold_22, whole genome shotgun sequence DNA region contains:
- the LOC112750779 gene encoding uncharacterized protein, which produces MQGGCIADIGSCGTGFDSASGSVRTKKFRTKGSELADRKGEKNKAMPRAPSIRCSSIDEALSLSSRARCNKG; this is translated from the coding sequence ATGCAAGGAGGATGTATAGCTGATATAGGATCTTGTGGAACAGGATTTGATTCTGCAAGCGGTTCGGTACGAACGAAGAAATTTCGAACAAAAGGATCGGAACTCGCTGATAGGAAAGGAGAGAAAAACAAAGCAATGCCAAGAGCTCCGTCAATCCGCTGTTCATCGATAGACGAAGCTCTCTCTTTATCATCTCGCGCCAGATGCAACAAAGGATGA
- the LOC112748964 gene encoding probable cytochrome c biosynthesis protein: protein MAFGLCRSKMMNGIVALHSPPMRKDAAEKKGTLLRSAGCVGSRITRDLFNNKFKHVVAKCYPALLLRSNRSLLMLLWRRFFAFSSLWTGALVGTGREQAKRVIRNEQKDTTTSPLCWSAGANTVVSDQDQKLIRIWILTCRWFLTVGIMPGSWWAHHELGRGGWWFRDPVENASFMPWVLATARIHSVILPLLHSWISVLNIVTLPCCVSGTFSIRSGLLASVHSFATDDTRGIFLWRFFLLMTGISMILFSQMKQQASVRRTYKKEMVVARSTLVYRRFRSKCTRLARNPAPSKLDFR, encoded by the coding sequence ATGGCATTTGGATTATGTAGATCAAAAATGATGAACGGGATTGTGGCACTCCACTCGCCGCCAATGCGGAAGGATGCCGCCGAAAAGAAGGGAACGCTGCTTCGCTCCGCTGGATGCGTCGGATCCCGTATAACAAGGGATCTTtttaacaacaaattcaaacatgTGGTCGCAAAATGCTATCCAGCTCTTTTGTTGCGTAGCAATAGAAGCCTGCTCATGCTGCTTTGGCGGCGCTTTTTCGCCTTCTCTTCGCTCTGGACAGGAGCGCTAGTGGGCACGGGGAGGGAGCAGGCGAAGCGTGTCATTCGTAATGAACAGAAAGATACCACTACTTCGCCTCTTTGTTGGAGCGCCGGCGCGAACACAGTGGTATCTGACCAGGACCAGAAACTGATTCGAATTTGGATCTTGACATGTCGGTGGTTTTTAACCGTGGGCATCATGCCAGGAAGTTGGTGGGCTCATCATGAATTAGGTCGGGGTGGCTGGTGGTTTCGGGATCCCGTAGAAAATGCTTCTTTTATGCCTTGGGTATTAGCCACAGCTCGTATTCATTCCGTAATTCTACCCCTTCTTCATTCTTGGATCTCGGTTCTTAATATTGTGACTCTTCCATGCTGTGTCTCAGGAACCTTTTCAATACGGTCCGGATTGCTAGCTTCCGTTCATAGTTTTGCTACAGATGATACACGAGGAATCTTTTTATGGCGGTTCTTCCTTCTAATGACCGGCATATCTATGATTCTTTTCTCCCAGATGAAGCAGCAGGCATCGGTCCGTAGAACTTATAAAAAAGAGATGGTTGTGGCGCGAAGTACTCTTGTGTACCGCAGATTCAGATCCAAATGCACTCGGCTCGCGCGCAACCCCGCCCCGTCAAAGCTTGATTTCCGGTGA